From a region of the Halolamina sp. CBA1230 genome:
- a CDS encoding TRC40/GET3/ArsA family transport-energizing ATPase gives MEPFVFFGGKGGVGKTTVSCAYARKCADAGVDTLVVSTDPAHSVSDVFDQQFGDAPEPVDGIDGLDALEIDPDEEVTAHLDEIRNRLSDQVSASMVNEINKQLEMAHQTPGAYESALFDRFVEVMRESDPYDRVVFDTAPTGSTLRLLGLPEFLEDWVDRLMHKRRQSIDLFEKAAIGNNEPRRVMEGDPVLERLQERKEFFEFAGGALREDAAFFLVLNPDQLSVNETARAIDDMDAEGLGVSGLIANKLTPPPDDDENGRGARYLRDRIETETDRLDQVRESLDPPLLATIETRTREVRGDLLADVAAELDVSVGVEEPSFV, from the coding sequence ATGGAGCCGTTCGTCTTCTTCGGCGGGAAGGGCGGCGTCGGTAAGACCACTGTCTCGTGTGCGTACGCACGGAAGTGTGCGGACGCGGGCGTGGACACGCTCGTGGTCTCGACCGACCCGGCCCACTCCGTCTCGGACGTGTTCGACCAGCAGTTCGGCGACGCCCCCGAACCGGTCGACGGTATCGACGGGCTCGACGCGCTGGAGATCGACCCCGACGAGGAGGTGACCGCCCACCTCGACGAGATCCGGAACCGGCTCTCGGATCAGGTGTCGGCGTCGATGGTCAACGAGATCAACAAGCAGCTGGAGATGGCCCACCAGACGCCGGGCGCCTACGAGTCGGCGCTGTTCGACCGGTTCGTCGAGGTGATGCGGGAGAGCGACCCGTACGACCGCGTGGTGTTCGACACCGCCCCCACGGGCTCGACGCTGCGCCTGCTGGGACTGCCGGAGTTCCTCGAGGACTGGGTCGACCGCCTGATGCACAAGCGCCGCCAGAGCATCGACCTGTTCGAGAAGGCCGCGATCGGCAACAACGAGCCGCGGCGCGTGATGGAGGGTGACCCCGTGCTCGAACGCCTCCAGGAGCGCAAGGAGTTCTTCGAGTTCGCCGGCGGCGCGTTGCGGGAGGACGCCGCCTTCTTCCTCGTGCTCAACCCCGACCAGCTCTCGGTCAACGAGACCGCCCGCGCCATCGACGACATGGACGCCGAGGGGCTGGGCGTCTCCGGGCTGATCGCGAACAAGCTCACCCCGCCGCCGGACGACGACGAGAACGGCCGCGGCGCGCGCTACCTCCGCGACCGGATCGAGACCGAGACGGACCGACTCGATCAGGTGCGGGAGTCGCTCGACCCCCCGTTGCTCGCGACGATCGAGACCCGAACCCGGGAGGTTCGGGGTGACCTCCTCGCCGACGTGGCCGCCGAACTCGACGTTTCGGTCGGCGTCGAGGAGCCATCGTTCGTCTGA